In Microplitis mediator isolate UGA2020A chromosome 2, iyMicMedi2.1, whole genome shotgun sequence, a single window of DNA contains:
- the LOC130663926 gene encoding uncharacterized protein LOC130663926: protein MSSRKRVYEHSGWISDILSSDTAVISFDNKDITDNVLLKKSNFYYKGKVIDSNECFDNYLSIGVTVKFSGYTWCSEEYSDCTWYATICWTLDSSPWSSVAIKSGLMFVSGRIASLNNLRGVIELTDNSGKSHRILFVANKLYCKGEKFSGKTLTEEVKIGDCISFDAIPCIAEENDEQCQWFATCAYIGIRPKLINSSFDNINGECDFSTPVWNDNIEVDSQNDFNISCLKLIKENINNPNTLFVCGRGIVVDIINDEFGVMLGEFSINCFQTIIFHRRSTFIDKLCLNMVDLAEIFTNGDRLNFVAVGAPSGFLTDWIAVQVSAVLTDLKKDAGVNNSESELSES, encoded by the exons atgtcATCACGCAAACGTGTTTATGAACATTCTGGTTGGATCAGTGATATATTGTCATCAGATACAGCAGTGATAAGTTTTGATAATAAAGACATAACTGATAATGTATTATTAaagaaaagtaatttttattacaaaggAAAAGTAATCGATTCCAATGAATGCTTTGATAATTATCTTTCCATCGGTGTTAcg GTGAAATTTTCTGGTTACACCTGGTGTTCAGAAGAGTACTCAGACTGTACTTGGTACGCGACCATTTGTTGGACGCTTGATTCCAGCCCATGGTCTAGTGTAGCAATAAAAAGTGGTCTAATGTTTGTATCAGGACGAATTGCCAGTCTCAATAATCTCCGTGGTGTTATTGAGTTGACTGATAACTCtggaaaatctcatagaattttatttgttgctaataaattatattgtaaGGGTGAAAAATTTTCCGGTAAAACACTGACGGAAGAAGTTAAAATTGGCGATTGTATTTCATTCGATGCAATTCCGTGTATTGCTGAAGAAAATGATGAACAATGTCAATGGTTTGCAACATGTGCGTACATTGGCATCAGacctaaattaattaacagttCATTTGATAATATTAATGGCGAATGTGATTTTTCGACGCCAGTTTGGAATGATAATATCGAAGTTGATTCTCAAAATGATTTCAATATTAGTTGTTTAAAACTTATTAAAGag aACATAAATAATCCCAATACACTGTTTGTATGCGGTCGAGGCATTGTAGTCGATATTATAAATGATGAATTTGGTGTTATGTTGGGTGAATTTAGTATTAATTGTTTCCaaacaataatatttcatCGGCGGAGTAcgtttattgataaattgtgTTTGAACATGGTTGATCTCGCTGAAATATTTACTAACG gCGATCGATTGAACTTCGTTGCGGTTGGAGCACCGTCAGGTTTCTTAACTGATTGGATTGCTGTCCAAGTTTCTGCGGTTCTgacagatttaaaaaaagatgccGGCGTCAACAATTCTGAATCAGAATTGAGTGAATCTTAG
- the LOC130664194 gene encoding putative ankyrin repeat protein RF_0381, producing the protein MQESRIRQSEFENVIIEPHNLIRAIESQDENYINNLTTLNFKINNTHRDVGNPLRTAVRVGNYKILKKLIELGADIHQRIPATERPILYDAVESGNYDIIKYMIENGVDINVRWEVSDQTCDATALYLAVQTANMKVVKLLLDNNANVNIKSRDGVTPITLAVINKHYDIMDALIKYAPDLFWTLEYDSRTTTIFHFAIWFRNWKMLYEWLFEFADTIDVNNNNNINLFTFFQSQLLLHHTLREHHLNIGIISYLLDVGVDVNALDSDNKLAIESSFELEYYSHDILTIKLHIVKLTAAGFHVCDRNIKAVSTGEFDHYLAECRSEVEKMKKNKIEGSNITFMEVLHENIYYLAHYLKSVDLASILKREPREPIFPEKPNTVQPLVKGDGRLALSL; encoded by the exons atgcaaGAATCAAGAATACGACAATCTGAATTCGAAAATGTAATCATCGAACCCCATAATCTCATTCGCGCTATTGAATCTCAAGAcgaaaattacataaataatttaacaaccTTAAATTTCAAGATTAATAATACACACCGAGATGTTGGGAATCCACTACGTACAGCTGTGCGAGTcggaaattataaaattctcaaaaagtTAATAGAACTTGGTGCTGATATACACCAACGAATTCCAGCAACTGAACGACCGATATTATACGATGCCGTAGAATCTGGAAATTACGAtattatcaaatatatgatagaaaatgGCGTAGATATTAATGTCAGGTGGGAAGTTTCTGATCAGACCTGTGATGCAACTGCGTTGTACCTTGCCGTCCAGACAGCAAATATGAAAgttgtaaaattattactaGATAACAATGCTAACGTTAATATTAAATCTAGAGATGGAGTCACTCCTATCACCCTTGctgttataaataaacactATGATATCATGGAtgcattaataaaatatgcgCCTGATCTTTTTTGGACATTAGAATACGATAGTAGGACTAcaacaatttttcatttcgcTATTTGGTTTAGAAACTGGAAAATGTTATATGAGTGGCTATTTGAATTTGCCGATACAAttgatgttaataataataataatattaatttgtttacaTTCTTTCAATCCCAATTGTTACTTCATCACACTCTCAGAGAACATCATCTCAATATAGGTATTATAAGTTATCTGCTTGATGTCGGTGTTGATGTTAATGCTCTGGATTCTGATAATAAATTAGCTATCGAGTCTTCCTTCGAATTAGAATATTATTCACATGATATTTTAACTATTAAGCTACACATCGTAAAATTAACAGCTGCGGGTTTTCACGTATGTGATCGAAACATTAAAGCTGTTAGTACAGGAGAATTCGATCATTATTTAGCTGAGTGTCGgtcagaagttgaaaaaatgaaaaaaaataaaatagaaggCAGTAATATCACATTTATGGAGGTTTtacatgaaaatatttattacttggCACATTACTTGAAGTCTGTTGATTTGGCGAGTATACTCAAACGTGAACCTCGTGAACCTATTTTCCCAGA AAAGCCAAATACCGTTCAGCCTCTGGTAAAAGGAGACGGTAGACTCGCGCTATCACtttaa
- the LOC130663016 gene encoding thioredoxin-related transmembrane protein 2 homolog yields the protein MTFKEDLRLLFKPYYLVNIFMSLSYIIAKQVPFVCPYIFPENECELDGKETQILFFLLFVIMIRTRKTGSVTMIHYLSASFVYTKITNLILWFYADIRMGILFAVIFILCALILPEPTYQGPQNITFIRGANGLEEELKRDTRIIWLVAFYTAWNPACNTFAPIYSQLSAEYALENLRFGKIDIGRYPDAGVKYHVSDASTSKQLPTLILFKDGKEVDRRPYADRNGRLVKFLFSLDNMKAAFDLNNVYKTCKNNPLKKKDKKSIKAE from the exons ATGACTTTCAAAGAAGATTtacgtttattatttaaaccgtattatttagttaatatttttatgagcttatcatatataattgctAAACAAGTACCATTTGTTTGTCCATATATTTTTCCGGAAAATGAATGTGAATTAGATGGG aaagaaacacaaattttattcttcttaTTGTTTGTAATAATGATAAGAACACGAAAAACTGGTAGTGTCACAATGATACATTATTTATCTGCTAGTTTTGTTTATACTAAAATAACAAATCTTATTTTATGGTTTTATGCTGATATTAGAATGGGTATTTTGTTTGCTGTTATTTTTATAC tttGTGCTTTAATTTTACCTGAACCAACATATCAAGGTCCACAAAATATAACATTTATCAGAGGTGCCAATGGTCTCGaagaagaattaaaaaggGATACACGTATAATTTGGCTTGTAGCATTTTATACAGCATGGAATCCAGCTTGCAATACTTTTGCTCCAATATATTCTCAATTATCAGcaga aTATGCTCTGGAGAATTTAAGATTCGGTAAAATTGATATCGGAAGATATCCTGATGCTGGAGTAAAGTATCACGTAAGTGATGCAAGTACCAGTAAGCAACTGCCAACATTGATATTATTCAAAGATGGGAAAGAAGTAGATCGGCGACCTTACGCTGATAGGAATGGAAGACTTGTTAAATTTCTTTTCTCCTTA GACAATATGAAAGCGGCATTCGATTTAAATAATGTTTACAAAACATGCAAGAATAATCCGCTaaagaaaaaagataaaaaatcaataaaagcTGAGTAA
- the LOC130663015 gene encoding probable ATP-dependent RNA helicase kurz translates to MAKKRYNARARTNPTVEIDNSSVSKVQIEIENTKETYDESNKFLIPTEKRKTKKTDKRKTITPFLSNKRRKQLEKVIERKEKKQRRAGLLEDLARVQVPAEELQQYMSITTIQTKGLKRHFQELNAPQSFPKNKKYDVEEAESIPNAIKGNKRIRTALLRDELTHQSSSDPNIVGFEEDTDSNEESSDNEEEEKDNEEEKEDEEEKEEDLIVEKVIDKNIDTIINKSDKNEEKKSTKDVTEVDKPPAKIIYEKIDRKPAVFVPVNRKPEIQEARLKLPVLEEEQGIVEAINENNVVIITGETGSGKTTQVPQFLYEAGYARSKMIGVTEPRRVAAMSMSKRVGEEMNLKTDVVSYLIRFEGNVTPETKIKFMTDGVLLKEVQHDFLLTKYSVIILDEAHERSVYTDILIGLLSRIVPLRAKKGDPLKLIIMSATLRVEDFVSNPKLFKIKPPVIEVASRQFPVTIHFNRKTSQNYVLDAVKKAVKIHTRLPEGGILIFLTGQHEVNSVVQKLRKAFPYKKKRWTATKSTIKNKDSEDNDSNNDDDDDDDEAEELNAMNAIRRIKNKRKLETINLPKINLDNYSAVPTDDTQEDFFDDDADDNDDVNLDEDEEEDEDILELKGLSGSQPMWVLPLYSLLPAHKQSKVFETVPEGCRLCVVSTNVAETSLTIPHIKYVIDSGRCKTRLYDKITGVTTFRVCYTSQAGANQRAGRAGRMGPGHCYRLYSSAVYNDEFEKFSEPEIRRKPVDDLLLQMKVMNIDKVINFPFPSAPDIIQLKSAEKRLCILGALEPVTQQKQSENFSAKVTPLGRSISAFPVAPRYGKMLALSQQQNLLKYTICMVSALSVQELLIESLGSEGESKTKWLQKRRCWAGIGNSLLLGDPMVLIRAVGAAEYAQSQGKMFNFCEENGLRTKAITEIRKLRQQLSNEIALNIPELDLTIDPNMPPPTDLDAKLLRQIVLSGMADHVAKRVSPDEIKQDEDKVKWRHAYKTLEMEDPVFMHSSCVLRKSKPEWVVYQEIYETNKMYMRGVTVIEPEWLIKFAPTLCRMNEPLDDPPPRYDIETGKVLGHMSGTFGRAAWELPTMEMEYPNSVDGVKYFARFFLEGQVCPKLKRFVPSLLSSPGTINKSWAELLPRTKAITNALLSKEVMSKEKLLEAWQEDKHFLLNAYQKWLPESAHSQVALIWPPV, encoded by the exons atggctaAAAAGCGTTATAATGCACGTGCAAGAACGAATCCAACTGTTGAAATTGACAATTCGTCAGTTAGTaag gtgcaaattgaaattgaaaacACTAAAGAAACTTACGATGaatcgaataaatttttaattccaacaGAAAAAcgtaaaactaaaaaaactgACAAGAGAAAAACAATCACACCTTTCTTATCTAACAAACGTAGGAAACAACTGGAAAAAGTTATCGaacgtaaagaaaaaaaacagagg agAGCTGGATTATTAGAAGATTTAGCTAGAGTTCAAGTACCAGCCGAAGAACTCCAGCAGTACATGTCGATAACTACAATCCAAACTAAAGGACTGAAAAGACACTTTCAAGAATTAAATGCTCCCCAATCATtcccaaaaaataaaaagtacgaCGTGGAAGAGGCTGAATCAATTCCAAATGCTATCAAAGGTAACAAGAGAATACGAACGGCGTTACTTAGAGATGAATTAACACATCAATCATCATCTGATCCAAATATCGTTGGTTTTgag GAAGATACCGATAGTAATGAAGAATCGAGTGAtaatgaagaagaagaaaaagataacgaaGAAGAAAAGGAggatgaagaagaaaaagaagaagattTAATTGTCGAAAaagtaattgataaaaatatcgatacaattattaacaaatctgataaaaatgaagaaaaaaaatctactaaaGATGTAACTGAAGTAGATAAACCTCctgcaaaaataatatatgaaaaaatagaCCGTAAGCCAGCAGTTTTTGTTCCTGTAAATCGTAAACCGGAAATTCAAGAAGCGCGATTAAAACTTCCGGTGCTGGAAGAAGAACAAGGTATAGTAGAagcaataaatgaaaataatgttGTGATAATAACTGGTGAAACAGGAAGTGGTAAGACAACCCAAGTACCTCAATTTTTGTACGAAGCTGGGTATGCTAGAAGTAAAATGATTGGTGTAACTGAACCAAGAAGAGTTGCTGCCATGTCTATGAGTAAACGTGTTGGTGaagaaatgaatttaaaaactgaTGTAGTGTCGTATTTAATAAGGTTTGAGGGTAATGTCACGCctgaaactaaaataaaatttatgaccgATGGTGTTTTGTTAAAAGAAGTCCAACATGATTTTTTGTTGACTAAATACTCCGTTATTATTTTGGATGAAGCTCATGAACGCAGTGTTTATACAGACATTCTTATTGGTTTGTTGTCGCGTATTGTACCTCTACGTGCTAAAAAAGGTGACccgttaaaattaataattatgtcaGCTACGTTGCGCGTTGAAGACTTTGTAAGTAATCCAAAactctttaaaattaaaccacCGGTTATTGAAGTTGCTTCCCGACAATTTCCAGTAACGATTCACTTTAATAGAAAAACAAGTCAAAATTACGTCTTGGATGCGGTTAAAAAAGCTGTTAAAATCCATACACGTTTACCTGAAGGTggaattcttatttttttaactggtCAGCATGAAGTTAATTCAGTTGTTCAAAAATTACGTAAAGCGTTTCCTTATAAAAAGAAGAGATGGACAGCAACCAAgtctacaataaaaaataaagattccGAAGACAATGAtagtaataatgatgatgatgatgatgatgatgaagcaGAAGAATTGAATGCTATGAATGCAATTCgccgtataaaaaataaaaggaaattAGAAACTATTAACTTGCCTAAAATAAATCTTGATAATTACTCAGCAGTGCCTACAGATGATACGCAAGaagatttttttgatgatgatgctgatgataatgatgatgttAATTTagatgaagatgaagaagaagacgaagatattttagaattaaaaggTTTATCAGGCTCACAGCCCATGTGGGTTTTGCCGCTGTATTCATTACTTCCAGCTCATAAACAgtcaaaagtatttgaaacTGTACCTGAAGGCTGCCGTCTTTGCGTGGTATCAACAAATGTCGCTGAAACGTCACTTACTATTCCCCATATTAAGTACGTAATAGACAGCGGTCGTTGTAAAACACGATTGTATGATAAAATAACTGGCGTTACGACATTCAGAGTTTGTTATACAAGCCAAGCTGGTGCTAATCAACGAGCTGGAAGAGCTGGTAGAATGGGTCCAGGTCATTGTTACCGGCTGTACTCATCAGCTGTTTACAATGACGAGTTCGAAAAATTTAGCGAACCCGAAATACGTCGCAAACCCGTTGATGATCTTCTACTACAAATGAAAGTAATGAATATTGATAAAGTCATTAATTTTCCATTTCCGTCAGCTCCTGATATCATTCAGTTGAAGTCTGCGGAGAAACGTCTTTGTATTTTGGGAGCTCTGGAACCAGTAACGCAGCAGAAACAGTCGGAGAATTTTAGCGCCAAAGTAACTCCACTTGGTCGAAGTATATCTGCGTTTCCAGTAGCGCCACGCTATGGAAAAATGCTGGCTTTATCTCAACAGCAAAATCTTTTGAAGTATACAATCTGTATGGTATCGGCGCTGTCAGTTCAAGAGCTGCTGATTGAATCACTTGGCTCGGAGGGTGAATCTAAAACAAAGTGGTTACAAAAACGACGTTGCTGGGCTGGGATTGGTAATAGTTTACTTCTTGGTGATCCAATGGTACTTATTCGTGCTGTTGGTGCTGCTGAGTATGCACAGTCTCAGggtaaaatgtttaatttttgtgaagAAAATGGATTACGTACAAAAGCAATAACGGAAATTCGTAAATTACGTCAACAACTTTCAAATGAAATAGCATTAAATATACCCGAGTTGGATTTAACAATCGATCCTAATATGCCACCACCAACAGACTTGGATGCCAAACTTCTTCGTCAGATAGTTCTTTCTGGTATGGCTGATCATGTTGCAAAAAGAGTAAGTCctgatgaaataaaacaagATGAAGATAAAGTAAAGTGGCGACATGcttataaaactttagagaTGGAAGATCCTGTATTTATGCACTCGTCTTGTGTTTTGAGAAAAAGTAAACCCGAGTGGGTGGTTTATCAAGAAATTTACGAAACGAATAAGATGTATATGAGAGGTGTTACTGTTATTGAACCGGAATGGTTAATTAAATTCGCTCCAACTCTGTGCCGTATGAATGAACCTCTTGATGATCCACCGCCTAGGTATGACATTGAGACGGGAAAAGTACTGGGACATATGAGTGGTACCTTCGGACGTGCGGCTTGGGAACTGCCAACGATGGAAATGGAATATCCAAATAGCGTTGACGGAGTTAAATACTTTGCCAGGTTCTTCCTTGAAGGACAAGTTTGTCCGAAATTGAAACGATTTGTCCCTTCGTTACTTTCTTCACCCGGtactataaataaatcttgGGCTga actACTTCCAAGGACAAAAGCTATCACGAATGCTTTGTTAAGTAAAGAAGTAATGtcgaaagaaaaattattggaagccTGGCAGGAAGACAAACATT tTCTTTTGAACGCCTATCAAAAATGGTTACCAGAATCAGCACATTCACAAGTTGCATTAATTTGGCCGCCtgtatga
- the LOC130663311 gene encoding uncharacterized protein LOC130663311 isoform X1: MHLLIACLIAVMVISLPAHCRGRSGRNVNEDSGDFSCGNVGCDASNFGNLNRPWIWGSTEDGEIILESLTLETLDDALNVIRNSFFPDENMSKGCGLLSEPGASEEAEQLILAIVKDGLSIVARDVITNEVVGTIFNKLFKRQTGNEKSEVEIFRDNFKHKASKCFIDVYEDVGSRVDLFKLYNADCTMEMMFLAVRRDYRQRGIAGLLVSSSLELGRQLYKGIPVKTSVDIDGKSITNADDIPSIASVTMTSPYSQKLLDKFGFDKVIEVSFNEVMFNGRSLSEQIGNTNQTAIIGVKSLSTN, translated from the exons atgcatTTATTAATAGCATGTTTGATAGCTGTCATGGTCATCAGCCTGCCAGCCCATTGTAGAGGTAGGTCAGGTCGTAACGTTAATGAAGACAGCGGTGATTTTAGTTGCGGTAACGTTGGTTGTGATGCAAGCAATTTTGGAAACTT aaatcgTCCCTGGATATGGGGGTCAACAGAAGATGGAGAAATTATATTGGAATCACTTACATTGGAGACATTAGATGATGCCTTAAATGTTATacgaaattctttttttcctgATGAAAATATGAGTAAAGGTTGTGGTTTATTATCTGAACCTGGAGCATCGGAAGAAGCTGAACAATTGATATTAGCTATTGTCAAAGATGGCCTCAGTATTGTTGCAAGAGACGTCATTACAAACGAAGTCGTCGGCACGATTTTCAACAAACTATtt AAACGCCAAACTGGAAATGAAAAAAGCGAGGTAGAAATATTTCGAGATAATTTCAAGCACAAAGCGTCAAAATGCTTCATAGATGTGTATGAAGATGTTGGATCAAGAGTGGAtctttttaaactttataatGCCGATTGCACTATGGAAATGATGTTTTTAGCAGTTAGACGGGATTATCGGCAAAGAGGAATTGCTGGATTATTAGTATCATCGTCATTAGAATTGGGAAGACAATTATACAAAGGAATACCAGTAAAAACATCAGTTGATATTGACGGAAAATCTATTACCAATGCCGATGATATTCCTAGTATTGCCTCAGTGACAATGACATCCCCGTATTCACAAAAATTGTTAGATAAATTTGGCTTTGATAAAGTTATTGAAGTCAGTTTTAATGAAGTTATGTTCAACGGTAGATCACTAAGCGAACAGATAGGAAATACTAATCAAACTGCGATAATTGGTGTAAAAAGTCTTTCTACAAATTAG
- the LOC130663311 gene encoding uncharacterized protein LOC130663311 isoform X2, translating to MVISLPAHCRGRSGRNVNEDSGDFSCGNVGCDASNFGNLNRPWIWGSTEDGEIILESLTLETLDDALNVIRNSFFPDENMSKGCGLLSEPGASEEAEQLILAIVKDGLSIVARDVITNEVVGTIFNKLFKRQTGNEKSEVEIFRDNFKHKASKCFIDVYEDVGSRVDLFKLYNADCTMEMMFLAVRRDYRQRGIAGLLVSSSLELGRQLYKGIPVKTSVDIDGKSITNADDIPSIASVTMTSPYSQKLLDKFGFDKVIEVSFNEVMFNGRSLSEQIGNTNQTAIIGVKSLSTN from the exons ATGGTCATCAGCCTGCCAGCCCATTGTAGAGGTAGGTCAGGTCGTAACGTTAATGAAGACAGCGGTGATTTTAGTTGCGGTAACGTTGGTTGTGATGCAAGCAATTTTGGAAACTT aaatcgTCCCTGGATATGGGGGTCAACAGAAGATGGAGAAATTATATTGGAATCACTTACATTGGAGACATTAGATGATGCCTTAAATGTTATacgaaattctttttttcctgATGAAAATATGAGTAAAGGTTGTGGTTTATTATCTGAACCTGGAGCATCGGAAGAAGCTGAACAATTGATATTAGCTATTGTCAAAGATGGCCTCAGTATTGTTGCAAGAGACGTCATTACAAACGAAGTCGTCGGCACGATTTTCAACAAACTATtt AAACGCCAAACTGGAAATGAAAAAAGCGAGGTAGAAATATTTCGAGATAATTTCAAGCACAAAGCGTCAAAATGCTTCATAGATGTGTATGAAGATGTTGGATCAAGAGTGGAtctttttaaactttataatGCCGATTGCACTATGGAAATGATGTTTTTAGCAGTTAGACGGGATTATCGGCAAAGAGGAATTGCTGGATTATTAGTATCATCGTCATTAGAATTGGGAAGACAATTATACAAAGGAATACCAGTAAAAACATCAGTTGATATTGACGGAAAATCTATTACCAATGCCGATGATATTCCTAGTATTGCCTCAGTGACAATGACATCCCCGTATTCACAAAAATTGTTAGATAAATTTGGCTTTGATAAAGTTATTGAAGTCAGTTTTAATGAAGTTATGTTCAACGGTAGATCACTAAGCGAACAGATAGGAAATACTAATCAAACTGCGATAATTGGTGTAAAAAGTCTTTCTACAAATTAG